One window from the genome of Streptomyces sp. WZ-12 encodes:
- a CDS encoding ribonuclease HII: MPYEPPTHTVERSLRATTGAKIVAGIDEVGRGAWAGPVSVCAAVTGLRRPPDGLTDSKLLTPKRRTELCDVLANWVTSYALGHSSPEEIDALGMTAALRLAAVRALEALPVQPDAIILDGKHDYLGAPWRVRTVIKGDQSCIAVAAASVIAKVRRDALMAELGQEYADFDFAANAGYPSPTHRTALEEYGPTPYHRVSWSYMDALPRWQHLKKVRVTPEAAALEAGGQLGFDF, from the coding sequence ATGCCGTACGAGCCTCCCACCCACACCGTCGAGCGATCACTGCGCGCCACCACGGGCGCCAAGATCGTCGCAGGGATCGACGAGGTCGGGCGCGGAGCCTGGGCCGGTCCGGTCAGCGTCTGCGCCGCCGTCACCGGTCTGCGCCGGCCACCGGACGGACTCACCGATTCCAAGCTGTTGACCCCCAAGCGCCGCACCGAACTCTGCGACGTGCTCGCCAATTGGGTCACCTCGTACGCCCTGGGGCACTCCTCACCGGAGGAGATCGACGCCCTGGGAATGACCGCGGCACTGCGGCTCGCCGCCGTGCGCGCACTGGAGGCGCTCCCGGTCCAACCGGACGCGATCATCCTCGACGGCAAGCACGACTACCTGGGCGCGCCGTGGCGGGTCCGGACGGTCATCAAGGGCGACCAGTCCTGCATCGCGGTCGCTGCCGCGTCCGTGATCGCCAAAGTGCGGCGGGACGCCCTGATGGCCGAACTCGGCCAGGAGTACGCCGACTTCGACTTCGCGGCCAACGCCGGCTACCCCTCACCGACCCACCGCACCGCCCTGGAGGAGTACGGTCCCACGCCGTACCACCGGGTGTCGTGGTCCTACATGGACGCCCTGCCCCGGTGGCAGCACCTCAAGAAGGTGCGCGTCACCCCCGAAGCAGCCGCTCTGGAGGCCGGTGGCCAACTCGGCTTCGACTTCTGA